The proteins below come from a single Hemitrygon akajei chromosome 2, sHemAka1.3, whole genome shotgun sequence genomic window:
- the LOC140737471 gene encoding doublesex- and mab-3-related transcription factor A1-like gives MDGRSPLPSAPHPEPCPPPNPATVPISMGGSSLLRPPALLLRAAAAAAAAAAAAERYPRTPKCARCRNHGVVSALKGHKRFCRWRDCMCAKCMLIAERQRVMAAQVALRRQQAQEENEARELQYMYAGGGAAEAGLAMAAAAAAANGIIPSTRAGSTPYEIFGGDYQKQKEGDKNPKYELFYNSLVGRSVLQPSHSATSDTETSETNLKDKSGKAEALDNDSGQLSSSPESADSPRSVTPSDAESGNECDKPKELAKVMGNLPSSSSNHRAPIDILTKVFPSYKRDKLECILANCKGDVVQAIEQVLNGKEPNGQVKDVGCTVSDPTDLPRSSHITLAGLPGSSIGTKSAFSPLQSSAVFGGPANLYGLNPRLGINPLRLAYSSPSRGLPTFVSPYVTSGLMPTLPFRPPVDYSFPGIVRDIPYFQNKDSLCSSGLYSRINPEKQ, from the exons ATGGACGGCAGATCGCCGCTGCCTTCCGCCCCCCATCCGGAGCCTTGCCCGCCGCCTAATCCTGCAACCGTGCCCATTTCCATGGGCGGCAGTTCCCTGCTGCGACCGCCGGCACTGCTACTCCGAGCCGCCGCCGCTGCAGCCGCCGCCGCCGCTGCGGCCGAGCGTTATCCCAGGACGCCGAAGTGCGCCCGCTGTCGCAACCACGGCGTGGTGTCGGCGCTCAAGGGCCACAAGCGCTTCTGCCGCTGGAGGGATTGCATGTGTGCCAAATGCATGCTGATCGCCGAGAGGCAGCGGGTCATGGCCGCGCAGGTGGCTCTCCGACGGCAGCAGGCGCAAGAAGAGAACGAGGCCAGGGAGCTGCAGTACATGTACGCCGGGGGAGGCGCCGCCGAAGCCGGCctggccatggcagcggctgcCGCAGCCGCCAACGGCATCATCCCGTCAACACGGGCCGGTTCGACGCCCTACGAGATCTTCGGAGGCGACTACCAGAAGCAGAAGGAAG GAGACAAGAACCCCAAATATGAGCTATTCTATAATAGCCTGGTGGGCCGCTCGGTTCTCCAGCCTTCACATTCTGCCACTTCAGACACCGAAACATCGGAAACCAACCTCAAGGATAAATCAGGAAAAGCTGAAGCTTTGGACAACGATTCAGGACAGCTTTCATCCTCCCCGGAAAGTGCTGACAGCCCTCGCTCAGTGACTCCATCTGATGCAGAGTCCGGCAACGAATGTGACAAACccaaggagttggccaaagtcatGGGCAACCTTCCCAGTTCTTCCTCCAACCACAGGGCACCCATTGACATTCTCACCAAAGTTTTCCCCAGCTATAAGCGCGATAAATTAGAGTGCATCCTGGCAAACTGCAAAGGAGACGTGGTCCAAGCCATTGAACAAGTCCTGAATGGGAAGGAGCCCAATGGACAGGTCAAAGATGTCGGCTGCACAGTATCTGATCCCACAGACCTTCCACGGTCCTCACACATTACCTTAGCTGGACTTCCTGGTAGCTCCATCGGCACTAAGTCCGCCTTCTCTCCCCTGCAGTCCAGTGCAGTTTTTGGAGGTCCTGCAAATCTGTACGGATTGAACCCTAGACTTGGCATCAACCCTCTTCGACTGGCATACTCGAGTCCTAGCCGAGGGCTGCCAACATTCGTGTCACCTTATGTTACTTCTGGTCTGATGCCAACGTTGCCATTTCGTCCGCCAGTGGACTATTCCTTCCCGGGCATCGTCAGGGATATTCCATATTTCCAGAACAAAGACTCGCTTTGCTCCAGTGGATTGTACTCCAGAATTAACCCGGAGAAGCAGTGA